Proteins encoded together in one Mycobacterium noviomagense window:
- a CDS encoding DoxX family protein, whose protein sequence is MTSQPNESHWRRPDDSAAQTQVRPASASLVDPEDDMPSANYAGDFETTTIPHYSASTDAGNARRVGSGFGLGGQEPLPYIEPQSSDRHSSFGADEAATDEDDERVRAAGRRGTQNLGLLLLRAGLGAVLAAHGLQKLFGWWGGEGPTGFKNSLSDVGYQHADILTYVAAGGEIVAGVLLVLGLFTPLAAAGALAYLINSLLADISAQSNASAFRFFLPGGHEYELTLIVVAAAVILIGPGRYGFDAGRGWARRPFVGSFAALIVGAGAGVAVWVLLNGANPLQ, encoded by the coding sequence GTGACCAGTCAACCGAATGAATCGCATTGGCGACGGCCTGACGATTCCGCTGCGCAGACCCAGGTCCGTCCAGCCTCAGCAAGTCTGGTCGACCCGGAAGACGACATGCCGTCAGCCAACTACGCAGGCGATTTCGAGACCACGACGATCCCGCACTACAGCGCGAGCACCGACGCCGGCAATGCTCGTCGGGTGGGTTCCGGCTTCGGCCTCGGTGGCCAGGAACCGTTGCCATACATCGAGCCGCAATCCAGTGATCGGCACTCTTCATTCGGGGCAGACGAGGCGGCCACCGACGAGGACGACGAGCGGGTCCGCGCCGCGGGCCGGCGCGGTACCCAAAACCTCGGTCTATTGCTGTTGCGGGCGGGGCTGGGCGCGGTGCTGGCGGCCCATGGCCTGCAGAAGCTCTTTGGCTGGTGGGGCGGCGAGGGTCCGACCGGATTCAAGAACTCGCTGTCCGACGTCGGCTACCAGCATGCGGACATCTTGACCTATGTCGCTGCGGGCGGCGAGATCGTCGCGGGCGTGCTGCTGGTACTGGGTTTGTTCACGCCGCTGGCTGCCGCTGGTGCGTTGGCCTATTTGATCAACAGCCTGCTGGCGGACATATCGGCACAGTCCAACGCGAGTGCCTTCCGATTCTTCTTGCCGGGCGGACATGAGTACGAGTTGACGCTGATCGTGGTCGCCGCCGCTGTCATCCTGATCGGTCCGGGCCGCTACGGCTTCGACGCCGGTCGCGGCTGGGCCAGGCGGCCGTTCGTCGGCTCGTTCGCAGCGCTAATTGTGGGCGCCGGCGCTGGCGTCGCCGTGTGGGTGCTGCTCAACGGCGCGAATCCCCTGCAGTAA
- a CDS encoding PH domain-containing protein, with amino-acid sequence MATGPSEQTSPAPPVVIKVSPMAHFAVGFFTLGLLIPVLTWPVTAPLLSIPVLLSASIVRLRTVADSDGVTAQTLLGSRRVTWDDIDGLRFSRGLWARAQLKSGEDLRLPAVSFATLPLLTEASAGRVPNPYA; translated from the coding sequence ATGGCTACCGGTCCATCGGAGCAAACCTCGCCTGCGCCGCCTGTGGTGATCAAGGTTTCGCCGATGGCACACTTCGCCGTCGGATTCTTCACGCTCGGGCTGCTCATACCGGTGCTGACATGGCCGGTGACCGCGCCGCTGTTGTCGATCCCGGTGCTGCTTTCGGCGTCGATCGTGCGCCTGCGCACGGTCGCCGACAGCGACGGCGTGACGGCACAAACATTGCTGGGCAGCCGGAGGGTGACCTGGGACGATATCGACGGGCTGCGGTTCAGTCGCGGCTTGTGGGCGCGGGCGCAGCTCAAGAGCGGCGAGGACCTGCGCTTGCCCGCGGTCAGCTTCGCGACCCTGCCGTTGTTGACCGAAGCCAGCGCGGGGCGGGTGCCCAACCCGTATGCGTGA